TCGACGATCGTCACGCCGGAGCTGAAGTCGACGGTGGCGTCGCTGATGGCGCGATAGTTGATGAGGCGAATGGAATGGAGTCTCAAGAACCGCTCCTTGCGAATCGGAAGAGCAGACCGAGTGCGTCTTGAGCCGTGACTGCTGACTCGTCGTCTGCAGCGGCTCGTGCGGAGAGTTCGTCGAGGGTCTCCTGCAGATATCCGCTCAGTCCGAGATCGGCGAAGTCTTCGTCTGCGGCGACGACGGCCAAGTCCATGTGCCGTTCCCAGAGCGAGACGAGGGCGAACAGGTCGGAGAAATGGTCGAGCTGTTCATCGAGGCGGGCCTTCGCTGCCGTCGGCAGAGTGCCGCGCAGGATCAGCCACACCGCTGTCCGGTCCTTATCAGGAATGGAGCTCATCCGCTCTTCGAACTCGGTGACATCCTCGGCAGAGTTGAGGTCGGTTTCGATGACGGTGAAGGCCCAGGTGCCGACGTGGATCTTCTCGACCTCGGCGTGGTGAGTGTCGGCGTCGATATCGACAAGGAGAACATTGCCCGGGTCTGTCTCACGCCGAGAAGTCACCTCCGGTGCTCCCGGGTACCAGATTCGGTCAGAGACGTCGAAGGTCGCATGCCGATCACCGAGAGCGACGAACTGGGCACGGTTCTCATCCAGAAGGGCCCGCAGATGATCGGTATCGATCGTCGCCAACGATTCTCTGTCCGGGTCGAGGGTGCTCACGGCCCCGTGGCCGGCAATGATGCGGATATCACCGGCGGCCACCTCTCCGAGATCGTTCGTCGCTGCGGCGACGAGATCACCTTGGGGATGTTTGGAGGACCAGGGGGCGCCGATGATCTCGACCCCGGGGACGACGGTGAAGGGGTCGCTGTTGCGCAGGACGTGCACGTGGGCGGGCACCCGTGAGGAGAAGGCCGGGGAGTCATAGATAGATGCGGCATCCAGAGGGTCGTGATTTCCGGGAAGCAACACGATTGGCACGGTGAACGCATTGAGGACTTCGAAG
Above is a window of Brevibacterium siliguriense DNA encoding:
- a CDS encoding metallophosphoesterase family protein yields the protein MRFIATGDWQLGMTAHYLSEEARPRFHRARLDAVARIGALAVEEGAEFVLVCGDVFETNQLDRAIIARTFEVLNAFTVPIVLLPGNHDPLDAASIYDSPAFSSRVPAHVHVLRNSDPFTVVPGVEIIGAPWSSKHPQGDLVAAATNDLGEVAAGDIRIIAGHGAVSTLDPDRESLATIDTDHLRALLDENRAQFVALGDRHATFDVSDRIWYPGAPEVTSRRETDPGNVLLVDIDADTHHAEVEKIHVGTWAFTVIETDLNSAEDVTEFEERMSSIPDKDRTAVWLILRGTLPTAAKARLDEQLDHFSDLFALVSLWERHMDLAVVAADEDFADLGLSGYLQETLDELSARAAADDESAVTAQDALGLLFRFARSGS